A DNA window from Acidimicrobiales bacterium contains the following coding sequences:
- a CDS encoding SDR family oxidoreductase produces the protein MRILVLGATGYIGGRLVPQLVEDGHEVCCLARTPDKLSGRPWRPLVEVFKGDLLDPNSLSGAFHGADLVYYLVHSLGAGEDFDEIERRCAQNASRAAQFAGVKTIVYLGGLGDDSDDLSAHLSSRHLVGEVLAAGATPVVEVRAAVILGSGSASFEMLRGLVEVLPLMITPRWVGRTRCQPVSVGDVLEALQRLATADIDPGVWELGGPDVVTYAELMQLHASAAGLARRVILPVPFVTPRLSTHWVDLVTSLPRGIAHELVLGLQNDVVVSGRDLADELGLRPLGAAEAIAAALTAIQDLDIPTRWTAASRPLDPARPRPFDPGWSGGTVLTDQRSTTVEAPLSEAMSTIKSLGGQTGWLAFDWMWRIRGFGDDLLGGVGYRRGRRHPTELVVGDMVDFFVVDALEPALLRLRAEMRMPGHGWLEWEVEDLGHERSCIHQRARFVPAGLVGRLYWWALIPFHALVFRGMLNKLATKTEERISPPD, from the coding sequence ATGAGAATTCTCGTGCTCGGAGCTACCGGCTACATCGGGGGGCGATTGGTGCCCCAGCTGGTCGAGGACGGGCACGAGGTTTGCTGCCTGGCAAGAACGCCAGACAAGCTCAGCGGCCGCCCGTGGCGGCCCTTGGTCGAGGTGTTCAAAGGCGACCTGCTGGATCCGAACTCGCTGTCAGGCGCGTTCCACGGCGCAGACCTGGTCTACTACCTGGTGCACAGCCTCGGCGCTGGCGAAGACTTCGACGAGATCGAGCGCCGATGTGCCCAGAACGCCAGCAGGGCTGCCCAGTTCGCTGGTGTCAAGACCATCGTCTACCTGGGTGGTCTGGGCGACGACTCCGACGATCTTTCAGCCCACCTGTCCAGCCGACACCTGGTCGGTGAGGTTCTGGCGGCCGGGGCAACGCCCGTGGTCGAGGTGCGGGCGGCGGTGATTCTGGGTTCGGGCAGCGCATCGTTTGAGATGTTGCGCGGTTTGGTCGAAGTGCTGCCGCTGATGATCACACCGCGGTGGGTCGGCCGGACCCGATGCCAGCCCGTGAGCGTTGGCGACGTGCTCGAGGCGCTTCAACGGCTGGCTACCGCCGACATCGACCCAGGGGTTTGGGAGTTGGGCGGGCCAGATGTGGTCACCTACGCCGAGCTGATGCAACTGCACGCTTCGGCGGCGGGCCTTGCGCGACGCGTGATTCTTCCTGTTCCGTTCGTGACGCCTCGGCTTTCGACGCACTGGGTCGATCTGGTGACCTCGCTGCCTCGCGGGATCGCCCACGAGCTGGTGCTCGGCCTCCAGAACGATGTGGTCGTCAGCGGCCGCGATCTGGCCGACGAGCTGGGGCTCAGACCGCTGGGGGCAGCCGAAGCGATCGCAGCGGCGCTGACCGCAATACAGGACCTGGACATCCCGACGCGCTGGACCGCCGCCAGCCGCCCGCTCGACCCTGCACGCCCGAGACCATTCGACCCCGGATGGTCTGGGGGCACGGTGTTGACCGACCAGCGATCGACGACCGTCGAAGCGCCCCTGAGTGAAGCGATGTCGACGATCAAGTCGCTGGGCGGGCAGACCGGCTGGCTGGCGTTCGACTGGATGTGGCGCATCCGAGGGTTCGGCGATGACCTGTTGGGCGGGGTTGGGTACAGGCGAGGGAGGCGACATCCGACCGAGCTCGTCGTGGGCGACATGGTCGACTTCTTCGTGGTCGACGCTCTCGAGCCCGCGCTCCTGCGGCTGCGCGCCGAGATGCGCATGCCGGGTCATGGCTGGCTCGAGTGGGAGGTCGAGGACCTCGGCCACGAGCGCTCGTGTATCCACCAGCGAGCGCGGTTCGTGCCGGCAGGTCTTGTCGGGCGACTGTACTGGTGGGCCCTCATTCCCTTTCACGCTCTGGTGTTTCGGGGAATGCTGAACAAGCTGGCAACCAAGACCGAGGAACGAATCAGCCCACCCGACTAG
- a CDS encoding amphi-Trp domain-containing protein, with translation MELFEIEDEKKLSREEAAKWLHQLADTLERHNQVEFVQKGLPIKIKVPDEVTMEVEVEIGEENSLEIEISW, from the coding sequence ATGGAACTGTTCGAGATCGAGGACGAGAAGAAGCTGTCGCGAGAAGAAGCGGCCAAGTGGCTACACCAACTCGCCGACACGCTCGAGCGTCACAACCAGGTCGAGTTCGTGCAGAAGGGTCTTCCCATCAAGATCAAGGTGCCAGACGAGGTGACCATGGAGGTCGAGGTCGAGATCGGGGAAGAGAACAGCCTCGAGATCGAGATCAGCTGGTAG
- a CDS encoding enoyl-CoA hydratase/isomerase family protein, whose translation MGAPVYDGFETLSIDISDRVAVGVIDAPPVNVMTPQLFRDLRNFADATATDDEVRVVVLRSANPEFFIAHFDVEVLEAAPVDEPAQRSDTLNSFHRMCETYRTMPKPTIAEIAGRVGGGGNELAMSFDMRFAALGSAVFNQMEVPLGILPGGSGTQRLPRLVGRGRAMEIVLGGVDIDAETADRWGLVNRAMPADELTPFVDALARRIASFSPGAVALAKQSVLNADELDLSEGLLEEAFLFQQTMRLPGTQALMREFLARGGQTREGELRVADLMTE comes from the coding sequence GTGGGGGCACCTGTGTACGACGGATTCGAAACCCTGAGCATCGACATCTCCGATCGTGTGGCGGTTGGCGTCATCGACGCTCCGCCCGTCAACGTGATGACCCCTCAGCTGTTTCGAGATCTGCGCAACTTCGCCGATGCGACCGCCACTGACGACGAGGTGCGCGTGGTGGTGCTTCGCAGCGCCAACCCAGAGTTCTTCATCGCTCACTTCGACGTCGAGGTGCTGGAAGCAGCCCCCGTCGACGAGCCCGCTCAGCGAAGCGACACGCTGAACTCGTTTCATCGCATGTGCGAGACCTATCGCACCATGCCCAAGCCGACCATCGCAGAGATCGCGGGACGTGTTGGTGGCGGAGGAAACGAGCTGGCCATGTCGTTCGACATGCGCTTCGCTGCGCTGGGCAGTGCGGTCTTCAATCAGATGGAGGTACCGCTGGGCATCTTGCCAGGTGGGTCGGGCACCCAGCGGTTGCCACGCCTGGTGGGTCGCGGCCGCGCCATGGAGATAGTGCTCGGCGGAGTCGACATCGACGCCGAAACGGCCGACCGATGGGGTTTGGTCAATCGTGCGATGCCCGCAGACGAGCTGACCCCGTTCGTCGATGCGCTGGCGAGACGTATCGCCTCGTTCTCCCCGGGGGCCGTGGCTCTGGCCAAGCAGTCGGTGTTGAACGCCGACGAACTCGACCTGTCCGAGGGCCTACTGGAAGAGGCGTTCCTGTTCCAACAGACAATGCGTCTACCCGGCACCCAGGCCCTGATGCGCGAGTTCTTGGCGCGCGGCGGTCAGACGCGCGAAGGCGAACTGCGGGTCGCCGACCTGATGACCGAATAG
- a CDS encoding HNH endonuclease produces the protein MVEPAIYTTQELDVCRREADLLIETGRRITQAHYRLVVGCAEFADGPVWIADGEPSAAHWLAPRLDACASTVRDWIRVGRALRVLHASAAAFQTGEISYSKVRALVSMATPANETELLAIARTTPAADIAKAFARWSQQHEPHTIIDNRHRRSRAMRTRNEPDGTVSISLRLPPLQAGVLERAVEAQVMRRTMQREPDGTWPSLAQQRADALTELVTTNSQHRFEVLIHVDHDGCRFPDGTPLTDTTIGSLLDQAAIRLIVHDTNGRPVNASDARRRPTIRQKRTTQTSQPACTQCGTIDLPNIHHTTPHAQTGHTRTDQLQTLCTPCHRKHHKGGR, from the coding sequence ATGGTGGAACCAGCGATCTACACGACACAAGAACTCGACGTTTGTCGTCGGGAAGCCGACCTGCTGATCGAAACCGGCCGCCGTATCACCCAAGCCCACTATCGGCTTGTTGTCGGGTGCGCCGAGTTCGCTGACGGGCCGGTGTGGATCGCAGACGGAGAACCATCGGCCGCGCACTGGTTGGCGCCACGCCTCGACGCCTGTGCGTCCACGGTTCGTGACTGGATACGCGTGGGCCGCGCTCTGCGCGTTCTTCACGCGTCCGCTGCTGCGTTCCAAACCGGTGAGATCTCCTACAGCAAAGTACGGGCGCTCGTGTCTATGGCCACACCGGCCAACGAAACCGAACTGTTGGCTATCGCACGCACCACACCAGCAGCAGACATCGCCAAAGCATTCGCCCGCTGGTCACAACAACACGAACCCCACACCATCATCGACAATCGCCACCGGCGATCACGCGCCATGCGGACCCGTAACGAACCAGACGGCACCGTCTCAATAAGTCTGCGGCTCCCACCCCTACAAGCCGGCGTGCTCGAGCGTGCTGTCGAGGCACAGGTGATGCGCCGCACCATGCAACGCGAACCCGACGGCACCTGGCCATCGCTGGCTCAGCAAAGAGCAGACGCCCTAACCGAACTAGTCACCACCAACAGCCAACACCGGTTCGAGGTCCTCATTCACGTGGACCACGACGGTTGCCGGTTCCCTGACGGAACACCACTCACCGACACCACCATCGGCAGCCTTCTCGACCAAGCAGCCATCAGACTCATCGTCCACGACACCAACGGCCGTCCGGTCAACGCGTCAGACGCCAGACGGCGACCAACCATCCGCCAGAAACGCACCACCCAAACCAGCCAACCCGCATGCACCCAATGCGGAACAATCGACCTACCCAACATCCACCACACCACCCCACACGCACAAACCGGCCACACCCGAACCGACCAACTCCAAACCCTCTGCACACCCTGCCACCGCAAGCATCACAAAGGCGGCCGCTAG
- a CDS encoding FMN-binding negative transcriptional regulator, translated as MAGKGRRLVRRPELASLHVRSEGVRRRRPHPALAVLRAVPFGHLVTSVDRLESTALPFLVDDELTLVSAHVARANDHWRRIDGAEALLIVPTVDAYISPRWYPTKASDAKVVPTWNYELIHVHGTVEVVHDDTWKLDTVTALTDLNEARTPGDSPAWRVDDAPDDYINKMLSAIVGLRIKVDHVEAKRKLSQNKPQHDRLGAAEALLRSDRQRDREVGSLMRSADG; from the coding sequence GTGGCTGGTAAAGGGCGGCGCCTTGTTCGCCGACCAGAGCTAGCTTCGCTGCATGTACGTTCCGAAGGCGTTCGCCGTCGACGACCACACCCCGCGCTCGCCGTGTTGCGCGCTGTGCCATTTGGTCATCTGGTCACCTCGGTCGACCGGCTCGAGTCGACAGCTCTTCCGTTCCTTGTCGACGATGAACTGACGCTGGTCAGCGCTCACGTAGCCAGGGCCAACGACCACTGGCGCCGCATCGATGGCGCCGAGGCGCTGCTGATAGTGCCGACTGTTGACGCCTATATCTCGCCGCGCTGGTACCCCACCAAGGCCAGCGACGCCAAGGTGGTGCCCACGTGGAACTACGAACTGATCCACGTTCACGGAACTGTCGAGGTCGTTCATGACGACACCTGGAAGCTCGACACCGTCACTGCGCTGACCGACCTCAACGAAGCCAGAACCCCCGGAGACTCACCGGCATGGCGCGTCGACGACGCCCCCGACGACTACATCAACAAGATGCTCTCTGCGATCGTCGGGCTGCGAATCAAAGTCGACCACGTCGAAGCCAAGCGCAAGCTCAGCCAGAACAAGCCGCAACACGACCGGCTGGGCGCCGCTGAAGCCCTGCTGCGATCTGACCGCCAACGCGACCGCGAAGTAGGTTCGTTGATGCGGTCAGCCGACGGTTGA